One window from the genome of Magnetospirillum sp. WYHS-4 encodes:
- a CDS encoding DUF2064 domain-containing protein, protein GFWPAGLPRLRQGTGDLGRRMERTFRRLGPAPVAIVGTDIPDLRPRHVAAAFRALRHHDAVFGPAADGGYWLVGLKGRRALPPLFPRVRWSTDQALADSLASLPRGWKVAFLETLVDVDDGAALP, encoded by the coding sequence GGCTTCTGGCCCGCCGGCCTGCCCCGGCTTCGCCAGGGCACGGGCGACCTGGGACGGCGCATGGAACGGACGTTCCGCCGCCTGGGCCCGGCTCCGGTCGCCATCGTCGGCACCGACATCCCGGACCTTCGGCCCCGCCACGTCGCCGCCGCCTTCCGGGCTCTCCGCCATCACGACGCGGTCTTCGGCCCCGCGGCCGACGGCGGCTACTGGCTGGTCGGCCTGAAGGGCCGCCGGGCGCTGCCGCCACTGTTTCCCCGCGTACGCTGGTCGACGGACCAGGCGCTCGCCGACAGCCTCGCCAGCCTGCCCAGGGGCTGGAAGGTGGCTTTCCTGGAAACCCTCGTCGACGTGGACGACGGCGCCGCCTTACCGTGA
- the rnr gene encoding ribonuclease R → MNKKHGPQPPVPFPSRDAILEFIRESPGRVGKREIARAFDLRGDQRQELKRLLRELEGEGQVDKGRGRRFAQPGTLPEVTLVIVSGIDVDGEVLARPQNWNEEDGPPPTIYMAPQRHGEQALGVGDRVLARLSRLSDRNYEGKTIRRIAAAPPRVLGIFHARPEGGGRVHPSDKRHRTDLMVAKGDEGGAREGDLVRAEILPAKRLGLRWGKVTECLHGPAAARTASLIALYDHDIPSVFSDEALREAEAMGPATLGEREDLRGLALVTIDGEDARDFDDAVFAEPDPDQDKNPGGWHLVVAIADVAWYVRPGMALDEDAYRRGNSVYFPDRCVPMLPEALSNGWCSLKPDEDRPVLAAHLWIDKVGNLLRHRFLRGLMRSVARLTYAQVQTAVEGGVDELTGPLLEPVVKPLYGAYAALAEARLDRGVLELDVPERQVILDDEGNVARIVTRARYDSHKLIEEFMILANVAAAQALEAHRQPCMYRIHDVPALDKLESLREFLETLGIKFPKGQSVQPATFNRILKKVEGTPYAHQVNEVVLRSQAQAEYAPGNIGHFGLALQRYCHFTSPIRRYPDLLVHRALIAGLGLGEGGLPRHSADFAEAGQHLSGTERRAAAAERDAVARYVAAYLSGRIGATFGGRISGVTRFGLFVTLDEIGGDGLIPIQTLPGNDYWVHDEVRHLLTGRASGIEYRLGDSLQVVLEQADPITGGMILAVAGGDSHAPRKRWGATPSRPQPRRRSR, encoded by the coding sequence TTGAACAAGAAACACGGCCCCCAGCCCCCCGTTCCCTTTCCCTCGCGGGACGCCATCCTGGAATTCATCCGCGAAAGCCCGGGCCGGGTCGGCAAGCGCGAGATCGCGCGCGCCTTCGACCTGAGGGGCGACCAGCGCCAGGAACTGAAGCGCCTGCTGCGCGAGTTGGAGGGCGAGGGCCAGGTGGACAAGGGGCGCGGGCGCCGCTTCGCCCAGCCGGGCACCTTGCCGGAAGTCACCCTGGTCATCGTGTCCGGCATCGACGTCGACGGCGAGGTCCTGGCCCGGCCCCAGAACTGGAACGAGGAAGACGGCCCGCCGCCCACCATCTACATGGCGCCCCAGCGCCACGGCGAGCAGGCCCTGGGGGTGGGCGACCGGGTGCTGGCGCGACTGTCCCGCCTGTCCGACCGCAACTATGAAGGCAAGACCATCCGGCGCATCGCCGCCGCGCCCCCGCGCGTACTGGGCATCTTCCACGCCCGGCCGGAGGGGGGCGGGCGCGTCCATCCCTCCGACAAGCGCCACCGCACCGACCTGATGGTCGCCAAGGGCGACGAAGGGGGGGCCCGCGAAGGCGACCTGGTACGGGCCGAGATCCTGCCCGCCAAGCGCCTGGGCCTGCGCTGGGGCAAGGTGACCGAATGCCTGCACGGCCCGGCCGCCGCCCGCACGGCCAGCCTGATCGCGCTCTACGACCACGACATCCCTTCGGTCTTTTCCGACGAGGCCCTGCGGGAGGCCGAGGCCATGGGGCCCGCCACCCTGGGCGAGCGGGAAGACCTGCGCGGCCTGGCTTTGGTCACCATCGACGGCGAGGACGCCCGCGACTTCGACGACGCCGTCTTCGCCGAACCCGACCCGGACCAGGACAAGAATCCGGGCGGCTGGCACTTGGTGGTCGCCATCGCCGACGTGGCCTGGTACGTGCGCCCCGGCATGGCCTTGGACGAGGATGCCTACCGGCGCGGCAACTCGGTCTACTTTCCCGACCGTTGCGTCCCCATGCTGCCCGAGGCGCTGTCCAACGGCTGGTGCTCCCTGAAGCCGGACGAAGACCGTCCGGTCCTGGCGGCGCACCTGTGGATCGACAAGGTCGGCAACCTGCTCCGGCACCGCTTCCTGCGCGGCCTGATGCGCTCCGTCGCCCGCCTCACCTACGCCCAGGTGCAGACCGCCGTCGAAGGCGGCGTCGACGAACTGACGGGGCCGCTGCTGGAGCCAGTCGTCAAGCCGCTCTACGGCGCCTACGCGGCACTGGCCGAGGCCCGGCTGGACCGCGGCGTCCTCGAATTGGACGTGCCGGAACGTCAAGTGATCCTGGACGACGAAGGCAACGTGGCGCGCATCGTCACCCGCGCCCGCTACGACAGCCACAAGCTGATCGAGGAGTTCATGATCCTCGCCAACGTGGCCGCCGCCCAGGCCCTGGAAGCCCATCGCCAGCCCTGCATGTACCGCATCCACGACGTCCCGGCCCTGGACAAGCTGGAATCCCTGCGCGAGTTCCTGGAAACGCTGGGCATCAAGTTCCCCAAGGGCCAGTCGGTGCAGCCGGCCACCTTCAACCGCATCCTGAAGAAGGTGGAAGGCACGCCTTACGCCCATCAGGTCAACGAGGTGGTGCTGCGCAGCCAGGCCCAGGCCGAATACGCCCCCGGCAACATCGGCCACTTCGGACTGGCCTTGCAGCGTTACTGTCACTTCACCTCGCCGATCCGCCGCTATCCCGACCTGCTGGTGCACCGGGCCCTGATCGCGGGGCTGGGTCTGGGCGAGGGCGGCCTGCCCAGGCATTCCGCCGATTTCGCCGAAGCCGGCCAGCACCTTTCGGGCACCGAGCGCCGCGCCGCCGCCGCCGAACGCGATGCGGTGGCCCGCTACGTGGCCGCCTACCTGTCGGGGCGCATCGGCGCCACCTTCGGCGGGCGCATTTCGGGCGTCACCCGCTTTGGGCTGTTCGTCACCCTGGACGAGATCGGCGGCGACGGGCTGATCCCCATCCAGACCCTGCCCGGCAACGACTACTGGGTCCACGACGAGGTCCGGCACCTGCTTACCGGACGGGCGAGCGGCATCGAATACCGCCTGGGCGACAGCCTCCAGGTGGTGCTGGAACAGGCCGACCCGATCACCGGCGGCATGATCCTCGCGGTAGCCGGAGGGGACAGCCACGCACCCCGGAAGCGTTGGGGCGCCACGCCTTCCCGGCCGCAGCCCCGCCGGCGGTCACGGTAA